From Takifugu flavidus isolate HTHZ2018 unplaced genomic scaffold, ASM371156v2 ctg414, whole genome shotgun sequence, the proteins below share one genomic window:
- the LOC130520522 gene encoding 4-hydroxyphenylpyruvate dioxygenase-like, which produces MADRSSRPFSLPPLGGFQEASPCTSALLLLCFKLIPNALPPQTARERGAVVVREPWVEQDAHGKVKYAIIQTYGDTTHTLIEYLGPYTGLFLPGYKEPLYKDPLLAKLPPAGLSFIDHIVGNQPDDQMVPVTDWYQKCLLFHRFWSIDDKQIYTDYSSLRSIVVANYEETIKMPINEPAVGKRISQIQEYVDYNGGPGVQHIALNTSNIIEAIVNLRARGMDFLSAPDTYYDDLRQKLKTAKIKVEEDLDVLQKLRILVDFDDKGYLLQIFTKPMQDRPTLFLEVIQRKNHFGFGAGNFKSLFEAIEKDQDARGNLTVLTHQGQTKGFQ; this is translated from the exons ATGGCT gacaggagcagcaggccgTTCAGCCTGCCACCACTAGGGGGCTTCCAGGAGGCGTCTCCATGCACCAGCGCACTGTTGCTCCTCTGTTTCAAGCTGATCCCAAACGCTCTCCCCCCACAGACGGCCAGGGAGCGAGGAGCCGTGGTGGTCAGGGAGCCCTGGGTGGAGCAGGACGCCCACGGGAAGGTCAAGTACGCCATCATTCAAACG TATGGGGACACAACGCACACCCTCATCGAGTACCTCGGCCCCTACACAGGCCTTTTCCTGCCAGGCTACAAAGAGCCTCTGTACAAGGATCCTCTGTTAGCAAAACT GCCCCCCGCAGGCCTGAGCTTTATCGATCACATTGTGGGAAATCAGCCAGATGATCAAATGGTGCCCGTCACAGACTG GTATCAGAAATGTTTGCTGTTCCATCGGTTCTGGTCCATAGATGATAAACAGATCTACACGGATTACAGTTCGCTGAGATCCATCGTCGTGGCTAATTATGAAGAGACCATCAAGATGCCCATCAATGAGCCGGCCGTGGGGAAAAGGATCTCACAAATCCAG GAATACGTGGACTATAACGGAGGACCGGGCGTGCAGCACATCGCCCTCAACACCTCGAACATCATTGAAGCT ATAGTGAACCTGCGTGCCCGAGGGATGGACTTCCTTTCAGCACCTGACACCTACTACGACGACCTGCGGCAGAAGCTCAAAACGGCAAAGatcaaggtggaggaggacctcGATGTTCTACAG aaACTGAGAATCTTGGTTGATTTTGACGACAAGGGCTACCTCCTTCAAATCTTCACCAAACCCATGCAGGACAGGCCAACCCTCTTTCTGGAGGTCATCCAGCGGAAAAACCATTTT GGCTTTGGAGCTGGAAACTTCAAGTCCCTCTTTGAGGCCATTGAGAAGGACCAAGATGCTAGGGGAAACCTCACAGTGCTGACACACCAAGGGCAGACCAAAGGCTTCCAGTGA